In the genome of Paenibacillus pabuli, the window CGGCTCTAAAGGCAGGAGCAGCACCAAGCAGCATTATTTTTCTTGGGCCAGGAAAAAGCGATGAAGAAATTGCCGCCTGCATACGTTATGGCATTTATGCGATTGTATGCGAATCATTCCAGGAGCTTGAGCGCATTGAGATGATTGCCGCCAGCGAAGGGCGAATCGTATCGGTGGCACTAAGAGTGAATCCTTCCTTTTCTGTGAAAGGATCGAGGCTGACCATGGGAGGCAAACCGCGCCAGTTTGGCATCGATGAAGAGAGTGTGTTCCAGGGGAAAAAGCTGTTCGAGAGCTGTTCCCATGTGGAGATCATGGGACTGCACGTATACATGGGAACCCGCATGTTGGAGGTAGAACCGATTGCCGAGAACACCCGTCATATTCTGAATCTGGCTGAACGCATTGAACAAGAGCTTGATATTACGCTGCGCATGGTGGATGTCGGTGGAGGATTGGGTGTGCCGTATCATGAAGGTGAGCAGCCTTTGTCCATTGCATCCCTGACGGAACAGTTGAATCCGCAGTTCGAAGCTTTTCGTCTTGGGCATCCAAACACCCGATTGTTCATGGAACTTGGGCGTTATCTGGTAGGAACCTCGGGCATGTTAGTCAGCCGCGCTTTGTACGTCAAGCAATCGTATGGAGAGAACTTTGTCGTGACGGATGGAGGAACGAACTGTCATATGGCAGCGGTAGGCACCGGATCGTACGTGAAGCGTAACTTTCCGATTGCATCCCTGACGCGTTATGGAGAAGCACCTGTAACCGAGTACAATATCACGGGTCCCTTGTGTACACCCAATGATGTTGTGGGCAAACGCGTGCAGCTTCCCCTTGTGATGCAAGGAGACTTGATTGGCGTGTTTCACTCCGGAGCCTATGGACCAACAGCCTCTCCAACGCACTTTCTAAGTCACGGAAGTCCTGCTGAAGTTCTAATTGTCGACGGAGAGGCCCATCTGATTCGCGATAGGGATACCCCAGAGGATCTGCTGGGCAAACAGCGTTTGATACAAGTGTCCAATACTGCAATAACCAATTAATAAGGAGAGATGATGAACATGACAACTGCATTATTGCTTGAAGAGATTAAGGGTGCCATCGCTGAAGTATTGAATACGGAAGCCAGACAGGATATCCAATTGAGTACTTCTTTATTTGACGAACTTTATCTGGATTCGACTTCGGTTCTGGAGCTGCTGATGACGCTGGAGGACCGGATTGAGGGTCTGGAGATCGATCCGGACGAGCTGGAGCCGGATGTATTCGATACAGTAGGCTCTTTGGCTGCTTACATCGAGAAGCAGCTGATTGCGGCTTGATGGCTTCGCCTGTTGCCATTCGGGAGATGGGGGTCAGGCTTTTCCTGGAAAGCCATCCTCCATTCGAGCATCCTGATTTATTGCGCTTGCACCGGGATATGTTTGCAGATACTCCGGTAAAGTATGATGTTCAGCTTTTGCAGGAGCGCAACAACAATGCCTATCACGACATGAGCGTGGAGCTTTTGGAAGCGACAGGGCTTGACCAGGTTATGCAGGATGTGGATGTGCTGCTGCTTGCTTACAATTTCCCGAATATTCGTCCCGATATTTCGATCGTGAATTATTTGATGGACCGCTATCAAGCGCGCTTTATCAGCTTTGCGGTAAACGATCTTGGTTTTGGCGCCCCCTTTGCCGCACTTCTT includes:
- the lysA gene encoding diaminopimelate decarboxylase is translated as MSAEYQIQQLPISEIAEKFGTPLYVYDGDVLQQVYQELRGSLTPHVELFYSLKANPNVSIVHMLQEMGAQAEVCSLTELHTALKAGAAPSSIIFLGPGKSDEEIAACIRYGIYAIVCESFQELERIEMIAASEGRIVSVALRVNPSFSVKGSRLTMGGKPRQFGIDEESVFQGKKLFESCSHVEIMGLHVYMGTRMLEVEPIAENTRHILNLAERIEQELDITLRMVDVGGGLGVPYHEGEQPLSIASLTEQLNPQFEAFRLGHPNTRLFMELGRYLVGTSGMLVSRALYVKQSYGENFVVTDGGTNCHMAAVGTGSYVKRNFPIASLTRYGEAPVTEYNITGPLCTPNDVVGKRVQLPLVMQGDLIGVFHSGAYGPTASPTHFLSHGSPAEVLIVDGEAHLIRDRDTPEDLLGKQRLIQVSNTAITN
- a CDS encoding acyl carrier protein codes for the protein MTTALLLEEIKGAIAEVLNTEARQDIQLSTSLFDELYLDSTSVLELLMTLEDRIEGLEIDPDELEPDVFDTVGSLAAYIEKQLIAA